A window of Lytechinus pictus isolate F3 Inbred chromosome 7, Lp3.0, whole genome shotgun sequence contains these coding sequences:
- the LOC129265534 gene encoding methionine adenosyltransferase 2 subunit beta-like, which translates to MPQLTTHAELERPHVLILFSSTCMMFWIAHILFWCYTFALSSCNIKVHRPKFATLLPSRRGVNCAVLRVPILYGQIETIEESAVTTLLNTLMNQDNVDLVNDCCIRCPTHVDDIAVVCRQMCERRTTDPESVSGVFHWCRADFMTKYTMLVTIANVFNLPHDHIRANPVQPTGETPRPKDCSMDRSKLVNLGIGQTTPFTEGIQKVMKPFISKNQ; encoded by the exons ATGCCTCAGCTCACGACACACGCAGAGCTCGAGAGACCACATGTTCTTATTCTAttctcaagtacatgtatgatgttctGGATCGCACATATTTTATTCTGGTGCTACACTTTCGCTTTATCTtcatgtaatattaaagtacatcGCCCCAAATTTGCCACGTTACTACCATCCCGGCGAGGAGTCA ATTGTGCTGTCTTACGAGTGCCCATACTGTACGGCCAGATCGAGACGATAGAAGAGAGTGCTGTCACTACCCTTCTCAATACCTTGATGAACCAAGACAACGTTGACTTGGTGAATGATTGTTGCATCCGATGTCCAACCCATGTTGATGATATCGCTGTGGTCTGCAGACAAATGTGTGAGAGGAGAACGACG GATCCCGAGTCGGTCAGTGGTGTGTTCCATTGGTGCAGAGCTGACTTCATGACGAAATACACAATGTTAGTCACAATAGCCAATGTCTTCAACCTTCCTCATGATCACATTAGAGCTAACCCAGTCCAACCAACAGGTGAAACGCCACGCCCCAAGGATTGCTCCATGGATCGATCAAAGCTGGTAAATCTGGGTATTGGACAGACCACACCCTTCACCGAAGGGATACAAAAAGTGATGAAACCGTTCATCTCAAAAAATCAAtga